One segment of Aquimarina sp. BL5 DNA contains the following:
- a CDS encoding FtsX-like permease family protein: MIRNYIKIAWRNLQKNRIFTSFNIIGLTLAFGAALLLTIYAIFELSFDHFHENGDQIYMVYSEDSTPNGTEANISKSEPFAGTLQKEITGVEKITRRNSTNLLLSYEDKELRMSGAFVDPDFFDIFSFPIIKGDTQNPITLESSIAITEFTANRIFGDKNPIGQTVTILRDGKQVPFTISALIEDFPDNSSIGFDIVLNFKSQGQHAYNRTVGRWDVENHEVYMKLAKGITPEQFENNTKNFIKLHYKDAIESAKRDGIQPNVNGEFIQIKLLSFLDKKFTNFNKSTAKVNRKMPYIVLGIALLILLIACINFVNMSVAKSDQRLREIGMRKTLGANKKQLFFQFWGESTLVFIISIILGVLTTILLLPHFKVLFKTKATFAILLDPLSILFLIVIIIGITLIAGGYPAILMSRLNTIQSLKGKLNSNGKNYLRNGLIVAQFGIATILICGTLVVWEQVQFLRTKDLGYNKEQVIAFPLNGKRNDQQALQLLRNALKDQTNILSVSASNNILGLGKDGSKSTSVLGFDHKGIGVETHMLVVDSDYINTLDLQLLEGRSFRKNLVSDSLSVIINESMARQLNEDEILNSQLNIDDKSFSVVGIIKDFNFQDLDRNIAPMSLFALPNWNLRNVYVKVAPQNLEASYDIVKNAWADIEPNAEFQASFLNENIDRTLKKERDMISMISSGSLLAIILSCIGLFAMTLLIVAKRKKEIGIRKIVGANITTITLLLTKDFLKLVSIAFLIATPIAWWMMNKWLQNYIYRIDLNILLFLGAGGIVLLIALLTISFQTVKTATANPVKSLKTE; the protein is encoded by the coding sequence ATGATTAGGAATTATATAAAAATAGCTTGGAGAAATTTACAGAAGAATAGAATTTTCACATCCTTCAATATTATAGGACTAACCCTAGCGTTTGGAGCTGCCTTATTATTAACGATATATGCTATTTTCGAACTATCATTTGACCATTTTCACGAAAATGGAGATCAAATCTACATGGTATACTCCGAAGATAGTACTCCCAATGGTACAGAAGCCAATATTTCCAAATCAGAACCTTTTGCAGGGACTTTACAAAAAGAAATAACCGGAGTCGAGAAAATAACACGTCGTAATAGTACAAATTTATTGTTAAGCTATGAGGATAAGGAATTGAGAATGAGTGGTGCTTTTGTAGATCCTGACTTCTTCGATATCTTTAGTTTTCCTATCATTAAAGGTGACACTCAAAATCCCATTACATTAGAATCTTCTATTGCCATTACCGAATTTACTGCTAATCGAATATTTGGTGATAAAAATCCAATAGGACAAACCGTAACAATTCTTAGAGATGGTAAGCAAGTCCCATTTACTATTAGTGCACTTATTGAAGACTTTCCTGACAATAGTTCCATAGGGTTTGATATCGTATTAAATTTTAAAAGTCAAGGACAACACGCATATAACAGAACTGTTGGGCGTTGGGATGTTGAAAATCACGAAGTCTATATGAAATTAGCTAAAGGGATTACGCCTGAGCAATTTGAAAACAACACTAAAAACTTCATAAAACTTCATTATAAAGATGCTATTGAAAGTGCTAAAAGGGATGGCATCCAACCAAATGTAAATGGTGAATTTATACAAATAAAATTATTGTCATTTTTAGATAAAAAGTTCACTAATTTTAATAAAAGTACTGCTAAGGTAAATCGAAAAATGCCTTATATCGTGTTAGGTATTGCCCTACTAATCCTATTAATAGCCTGCATAAACTTTGTGAATATGAGTGTTGCCAAAAGTGATCAGAGATTACGAGAAATTGGTATGCGAAAAACTCTTGGGGCCAATAAAAAACAATTATTTTTTCAATTTTGGGGAGAAAGTACTCTGGTTTTTATAATTTCTATTATTCTGGGTGTTTTAACTACTATACTTTTGTTACCTCATTTTAAAGTATTATTTAAAACCAAAGCAACCTTTGCTATCTTATTGGATCCGTTATCAATACTATTTTTAATAGTAATCATAATCGGCATAACACTTATAGCGGGTGGATACCCTGCTATATTAATGAGTCGTTTGAATACAATACAAAGTTTAAAAGGTAAATTAAATTCCAATGGAAAAAACTATTTGCGAAATGGTCTAATAGTAGCTCAATTTGGAATTGCTACAATACTGATATGTGGAACCCTTGTGGTTTGGGAACAAGTACAATTCTTACGTACCAAGGATTTAGGGTATAATAAAGAACAGGTTATTGCTTTTCCCCTAAACGGAAAACGAAATGATCAACAGGCATTACAACTATTGCGAAATGCTTTAAAAGATCAAACGAATATTTTAAGCGTATCTGCATCCAATAATATTTTAGGTTTAGGCAAAGATGGATCCAAATCAACAAGTGTTTTAGGGTTTGATCATAAGGGTATCGGAGTTGAAACGCATATGCTCGTCGTTGATTCAGATTATATCAATACTTTGGACTTACAATTACTAGAAGGTAGGTCTTTTAGAAAAAATCTGGTGAGTGATAGTTTATCAGTAATTATCAATGAATCCATGGCAAGACAACTAAATGAAGACGAGATACTAAATTCTCAGTTAAACATAGATGATAAATCCTTTTCTGTGGTAGGAATTATTAAAGATTTTAATTTTCAGGATCTGGATAGAAATATTGCACCAATGTCTCTGTTCGCGCTACCTAATTGGAACTTGAGAAATGTATATGTAAAAGTTGCTCCTCAAAACCTAGAAGCATCTTATGATATTGTAAAAAATGCCTGGGCAGATATAGAGCCTAATGCAGAGTTTCAAGCTTCCTTCTTAAATGAAAATATTGATAGAACTCTGAAAAAAGAACGTGATATGATATCTATGATCAGTAGTGGTTCTTTATTAGCAATCATTTTAAGTTGTATTGGTCTTTTTGCAATGACATTGCTTATTGTTGCAAAACGAAAAAAGGAAATAGGCATTCGTAAAATCGTTGGAGCAAATATTACAACAATTACATTGCTTCTTACCAAAGACTTTTTAAAATTAGTTTCCATCGCCTTTTTAATTGCTACACCTATTGCATGGTGGATGATGAACAAGTGGCTACAAAACTATATATATCGCATCGATCTAAATATATTACTATTTCTTGGAGCCGGGGGTATTGTTTTATTGATTGCTCTACTTACAATATCGTTCCAAACAGTAAAAACTGCAACTGCAAACCCTGTAAAAAGTCTTAAAACAGAATAA